A single region of the Euzebyales bacterium genome encodes:
- the glmU gene encoding bifunctional UDP-N-acetylglucosamine diphosphorylase/glucosamine-1-phosphate N-acetyltransferase GlmU, whose amino-acid sequence MSRAAVVLAAGKGTRFKSDLAKVLHQVAGRSLLQWVLSALRPLELDRVVVVVGHQGDDVAADAAQVPGLELVTVHQAEQRGTGHAVRVVFEAGALDGIDIVMVVPGDAPLVAGAPLDRMFEVQPGNAVAMMTTVLDDPTGYGRILRDDDGAVLRVAEERDATPEERAVREVNVSMYVFDTAALRREIGRLGTDNAQGEEYLTDVVEPLVGEGLAAVRAAAATVRGVNDRAEMAAAGAVLRAGMLDQLMRDGVTVVDPATTYVGAGCVVAADATLLPGTHLEGATSIASGAVIGPDTRLIDTTVEAGAAVTYTVALSAHIGPDANVGPFTYLRPGAELAHRAKAGAFVEIKQSVVGEGSKVPHLSYIGNTVIGAGSNIGAATVTVNYDGYRKHQTTIGDRVRIGADTMLVAPVKVGDDAYTGAGSVITSDVPPGALALERNQQRIIEGYAERRRASNET is encoded by the coding sequence ATGAGCCGTGCAGCCGTCGTCCTGGCAGCCGGAAAAGGCACCCGTTTCAAGTCCGACCTGGCGAAGGTCCTGCACCAGGTCGCCGGTCGGTCGCTGCTGCAGTGGGTGCTGTCCGCGCTGCGTCCTCTCGAGCTCGACCGTGTCGTGGTGGTGGTCGGCCACCAGGGTGACGACGTGGCCGCCGACGCCGCGCAGGTGCCCGGCCTGGAGCTGGTCACGGTCCACCAGGCTGAGCAGCGGGGGACGGGCCACGCTGTGCGGGTCGTGTTCGAGGCGGGTGCCCTGGACGGCATCGACATCGTCATGGTGGTCCCTGGGGACGCCCCGTTGGTCGCTGGCGCGCCGCTGGACCGGATGTTCGAGGTCCAGCCCGGCAACGCGGTGGCGATGATGACCACGGTGCTCGATGACCCCACCGGCTACGGGCGCATCCTACGCGACGACGACGGGGCGGTCCTACGCGTCGCGGAGGAGCGCGACGCCACTCCTGAGGAGCGGGCGGTGCGCGAGGTCAACGTGTCGATGTACGTGTTCGACACCGCAGCCCTGCGTCGCGAGATCGGACGCCTGGGGACCGACAACGCCCAGGGTGAGGAGTACCTGACCGATGTCGTCGAGCCACTGGTCGGCGAGGGGCTGGCCGCGGTGCGTGCGGCCGCCGCGACGGTGCGCGGCGTCAACGACCGCGCGGAGATGGCGGCGGCCGGCGCCGTGCTGCGCGCAGGCATGCTGGACCAGCTGATGCGCGACGGCGTGACGGTCGTCGACCCGGCCACGACCTACGTCGGCGCAGGCTGCGTGGTCGCGGCCGACGCCACGCTCCTGCCGGGCACCCACCTGGAGGGGGCCACGAGCATCGCCTCCGGCGCGGTCATCGGCCCAGACACCCGGCTGATCGACACCACCGTCGAGGCGGGTGCGGCCGTCACCTACACCGTGGCGTTGTCGGCGCACATCGGGCCGGACGCGAACGTCGGGCCCTTCACCTACCTGCGTCCCGGAGCCGAGCTCGCCCACCGCGCCAAGGCCGGCGCCTTCGTCGAGATCAAGCAGTCGGTCGTGGGTGAGGGCAGCAAGGTGCCGCACCTGTCCTATATCGGCAACACCGTGATCGGCGCCGGCTCCAACATCGGCGCGGCCACCGTGACGGTCAACTACGACGGCTACCGCAAGCACCAGACGACCATCGGCGACCGGGTGCGCATCGGGGCCGACACGATGCTGGTCGCCCCGGTCAAGGTCGGCGACGATGCGTACACGGGTGCGGGATCGGTCATCACCAGTGACGTACCGCCCGGTGCGCTCGCGCTGGAACGCAACCAGCAACGCATCATCGAGGGGTACGCCGAACGCCGACGGGCGTCGAACGAGACCTGA
- a CDS encoding 4-(cytidine 5'-diphospho)-2-C-methyl-D-erythritol kinase, translating to MAAEDIDGSALRVRVPAKLNLFLAIRGRRADGYHELVTVFQTVSVYDDLRVALLGLPGRRHHPAARRHMRVELWADPTLPQGRDNLALRAALRLGELSGIVPSESGTDRDAVRTIIDLDKHIPVMAGMAGGSADAAGVLVALNRLWRCGLSVEQLRSVGAELGSDVPFCVTGGTALGAGRGTDITPVLARGPFHWVICPDPEPLSTPAVYRAWDHRSRPADTRADEVLYAVRSTDPGRLAAALDNELEDAAFSLRPKLRSRKRQLLEAGALAAVLAGSGPTLLALAPDEAAARALARAIEHWCPQAIVATSPAGGPELSRDAGLSDTGPLLRTLE from the coding sequence GTGGCAGCCGAGGACATCGACGGCAGCGCGCTGCGCGTCCGCGTTCCCGCGAAGCTGAACCTGTTCCTGGCCATCCGCGGCCGGCGGGCGGACGGTTACCACGAGCTGGTCACGGTGTTTCAGACCGTCTCGGTGTACGACGACCTGCGGGTCGCGCTCCTCGGCCTCCCGGGCAGACGCCACCATCCGGCGGCCCGCAGGCACATGCGCGTCGAGCTCTGGGCCGATCCAACCCTGCCGCAGGGGCGTGACAACCTCGCGCTGCGCGCTGCGCTGCGCCTCGGGGAACTCAGCGGCATCGTGCCCTCCGAGAGCGGCACCGACCGTGACGCTGTCCGCACGATCATCGACCTCGACAAGCACATCCCGGTGATGGCCGGCATGGCCGGCGGCTCGGCCGACGCCGCGGGCGTGCTCGTCGCGCTGAACCGCCTGTGGCGCTGTGGCCTGTCGGTCGAACAGCTCCGGTCGGTGGGCGCCGAGCTTGGCAGCGACGTGCCGTTCTGCGTCACCGGGGGCACCGCGCTCGGCGCCGGCCGTGGCACCGACATCACCCCGGTGCTGGCGCGCGGACCGTTCCACTGGGTCATCTGCCCCGACCCCGAGCCCCTGTCGACGCCGGCGGTCTACCGCGCCTGGGACCACCGGTCGCGCCCAGCGGACACACGCGCCGACGAGGTGCTCTACGCGGTCCGCTCGACCGATCCCGGCCGGCTCGCGGCCGCGCTCGACAACGAGCTCGAGGACGCCGCCTTCTCGCTGCGCCCAAAGCTTCGCAGCCGCAAGCGTCAGCTGCTGGAGGCGGGAGCGCTGGCCGCGGTCCTGGCCGGCAGCGGCCCGACGCTGCTGGCGCTGGCCCCGGACGAAGCCGCCGCGCGCGCCCTCGCCCGCGCCATCGAGCACTGGTGCCCGCAGGCCATCGTCGCGACGTCGCCGGCCGGTGGCCCGGAGCTGTCACGCGACGCCGGGCTGTCCGACACGGGCCCGCTGCTGCGGACGTTAGAGTAA
- the rsmA gene encoding 16S rRNA (adenine(1518)-N(6)/adenine(1519)-N(6))-dimethyltransferase RsmA gives MNGRTGRLLSVTELRDLLRRHGLAPNRRLGQHFVIDHNTLRRMVADAGVRPGDQVCEIGPGLGSLTLALRTAGARVTAIEVDAGMVRALTEVVGDDPMVRVIHADVRDVDLVAEIPAPALVVANLPYAIGTSVTLDTLALEHFSRLHLMVQREVGQRWTAEVGDPQFGAVSLKIGAYADARVVARVSRRAFQPVPGVDSVTVHLEPRPWERAIPRPTVVALIDQGFTQRRKRLRNALAPLLDTARVDVALAAVGLAPDVRAEQLPLTTWCELADALRDRHIADGASLPLP, from the coding sequence GTGAACGGCCGGACCGGCCGCCTGCTCAGCGTCACCGAGCTGCGCGACCTGCTCCGTCGTCATGGCCTGGCACCGAACCGCCGGCTCGGTCAGCACTTCGTGATCGACCACAACACCCTGCGCCGTATGGTCGCCGATGCGGGCGTGCGGCCGGGGGACCAGGTGTGCGAAATCGGGCCAGGCCTGGGCAGCCTGACGCTCGCGCTGCGCACGGCCGGTGCGCGGGTGACGGCGATCGAGGTCGACGCCGGGATGGTGCGGGCGCTGACCGAGGTCGTCGGCGACGATCCCATGGTGCGGGTGATCCACGCTGACGTACGCGACGTCGACCTCGTCGCCGAGATCCCGGCTCCCGCGCTGGTCGTGGCCAACCTGCCGTACGCGATCGGCACGTCAGTCACGTTGGACACGCTGGCGCTGGAGCACTTCTCGCGGCTGCACCTCATGGTGCAGCGTGAGGTCGGGCAGCGGTGGACCGCCGAGGTCGGCGATCCCCAGTTCGGTGCGGTCAGCCTCAAGATCGGCGCCTACGCCGACGCTCGCGTGGTCGCGCGGGTCAGTCGGCGGGCCTTCCAGCCCGTGCCGGGCGTCGACTCGGTGACCGTGCACCTCGAGCCACGGCCGTGGGAGCGCGCGATACCGCGCCCGACGGTCGTAGCCCTGATCGACCAGGGCTTCACCCAGCGCCGCAAGCGTCTGCGCAACGCGCTCGCGCCACTGCTCGACACCGCGCGGGTCGACGTGGCGCTGGCTGCGGTCGGCCTGGCACCCGACGTCCGCGCAGAGCAGCTCCCGCTGACGACATGGTGTGAGCTGGCTGACGCGCTGCGCGACCGCCACATTGCCGACGGAGCGTCGCTGCCCCTACCATGA
- a CDS encoding TatD family hydrolase produces the protein MYIDTHCHLEMVDGEFPRAVVERAIDAGVDTMLTVGVDLASSAECVQTAGAVPVVWAVVGIHPHNAIEATEAVIGRLAQLAEHPRVVGIGETGLDYYRDHSPNDQQRAAFRAHIDLAKQLDKALVIHCRDAHADVLDILDDKGAPERVVFHCFSGDTEFAKRCAANGWYMSFSGTVTFLNAPVLRDAAATVPPELLLTETDAPYLSPHPHRGETNEPSRVSLVAATLAELHGMTGEQMGQLTSANARRAFALPAPADAA, from the coding sequence GTGTACATCGACACGCACTGTCACCTCGAGATGGTTGACGGGGAGTTCCCCCGCGCCGTCGTCGAACGTGCCATCGACGCCGGGGTCGACACGATGCTGACCGTTGGCGTCGACCTCGCGTCGTCGGCCGAGTGCGTGCAGACCGCGGGTGCCGTACCCGTGGTGTGGGCTGTCGTGGGCATCCATCCGCACAACGCCATCGAAGCGACCGAGGCGGTGATCGGCCGCCTCGCGCAGCTCGCGGAGCATCCGCGGGTGGTCGGCATCGGCGAGACCGGGCTCGACTACTACCGTGACCATTCGCCCAACGACCAGCAGCGCGCGGCGTTCCGGGCACACATCGACCTTGCCAAGCAGCTCGACAAGGCGCTGGTCATCCACTGCAGGGACGCCCATGCCGACGTCCTGGACATCCTCGACGACAAGGGCGCACCCGAGCGCGTGGTCTTCCACTGCTTCTCCGGCGACACCGAGTTCGCGAAGCGGTGCGCCGCGAACGGCTGGTACATGTCGTTCTCGGGTACCGTGACCTTCCTCAACGCACCGGTCCTGCGCGACGCCGCGGCCACCGTGCCCCCCGAGCTGCTGCTGACCGAGACCGACGCGCCGTACCTGTCGCCGCACCCCCACCGCGGTGAGACGAACGAGCCGTCGCGGGTGTCGCTCGTCGCCGCCACGCTCGCCGAGCTGCACGGCATGACGGGCGAGCAGATGGGCCAGCTCACCAGCGCCAATGCCCGTCGCGCGTTCGCGCTGCCCGCGCCGGCCGACGCGGCGTGA
- a CDS encoding MFS transporter translates to MTTAEPLVPETPRATRRITRAFLVCHGLRWLPIGFVIPILVLVPTQRGLALPTVGLMFAAYGLTTALLELPTGGLADTLGRRPVLLVATVADTGLLLSLGFGTTAWHFLAGAVVGGLGRALLTGPLESWYVDTVRVVDPATALRPGLSAAGFAEGIALATGALLSALLPTLGAGLPLDGPVSQLTLPVYGGLVAEVLSFSAVLVLVHESRPRVAGRWRASVRAVPAIVVEGLRAAAGARDLRRLFGAFVLAAIAYVGVEVLWQPRFTDLLGSASRATRTFGYVVVAMSLGAAAGAWLADRLPGAIARHAGRMAAVATALSAAALAGLAAAPTFAAASAAFVGVYALGALRSVAEAEMLHERVPAQRRATMVSAQSLTEQVGNVIASIALTRVAAAAGIPTAWVVGAVVLVAASVLLAFIGDE, encoded by the coding sequence ATGACGACGGCTGAGCCGCTGGTGCCCGAGACCCCCCGAGCGACGCGCCGGATCACGCGTGCGTTCCTCGTCTGCCACGGCCTGCGGTGGCTGCCGATCGGGTTCGTGATCCCGATCCTGGTGCTGGTGCCGACCCAGCGGGGCCTGGCACTGCCGACCGTCGGCCTGATGTTCGCCGCCTACGGGCTGACAACGGCGCTGCTGGAGCTGCCGACCGGCGGTCTCGCCGACACGCTCGGCCGGCGGCCGGTGCTTCTGGTTGCGACGGTCGCCGACACCGGCCTGCTGCTGTCACTCGGGTTCGGCACCACGGCATGGCACTTCCTCGCCGGTGCCGTGGTCGGCGGGCTGGGCCGCGCGCTGTTGACCGGCCCGCTCGAGTCGTGGTACGTCGACACGGTGCGGGTCGTCGATCCCGCCACGGCGCTGCGTCCCGGGTTGTCCGCCGCCGGCTTCGCCGAGGGCATCGCGTTGGCTACAGGCGCCCTGCTCTCTGCACTGCTGCCCACCCTCGGCGCCGGCCTGCCGCTGGACGGACCGGTCTCGCAGCTGACGCTGCCGGTCTACGGCGGGCTCGTCGCGGAGGTCCTCAGCTTCTCGGCCGTGCTCGTCCTCGTCCACGAGTCCCGGCCGCGGGTGGCGGGCCGATGGCGCGCCAGTGTCCGCGCGGTCCCGGCGATCGTGGTCGAGGGCCTGCGCGCCGCCGCAGGCGCGCGCGACCTGCGGCGGCTGTTCGGCGCATTCGTCCTGGCGGCCATCGCCTACGTCGGCGTGGAGGTGCTGTGGCAGCCGCGGTTCACCGATCTGCTGGGCAGCGCGTCACGGGCGACCAGGACCTTCGGCTACGTCGTTGTCGCCATGAGCTTGGGTGCCGCGGCCGGCGCCTGGCTCGCGGACCGGCTGCCGGGCGCGATCGCCCGCCACGCCGGACGTATGGCCGCGGTGGCCACCGCCCTGTCTGCCGCCGCTCTGGCCGGTCTGGCGGCGGCGCCAACGTTCGCGGCGGCCTCCGCCGCCTTCGTCGGCGTCTACGCCCTCGGCGCGCTGCGCAGCGTCGCCGAGGCCGAGATGCTCCATGAGCGGGTGCCCGCCCAACGCCGCGCGACGATGGTGTCAGCGCAATCGCTGACCGAGCAGGTCGGCAACGTCATCGCGAGCATCGCCCTGACCCGAGTCGCCGCCGCTGCGGGCATCCCGACCGCGTGGGTCGTCGGCGCCGTCGTGCTCGTCGCCGCGTCCGTCCTGCTGGCGTTCATCGGCGACGAGTGA
- a CDS encoding helix-turn-helix domain-containing protein has protein sequence MEPRHADLDTERLKALAHPLRLRILGALRITGPSTASRLADQLDESSGLTSYHLRMLAAAGLVEEEPERGTRRDRWWRAAHDLSSFQSTDFDDTEGAPAAAWLESYGDRAREREAATWTAERGDWSQAWRDAADRSDYYLLATADELHALVTALHDTIQAALATTIARRDGAAPIPGDAEHVRLHLLAFPMHEVAGVRVVPPTPGPARTPRTTVDDDDDG, from the coding sequence ATGGAACCTCGTCACGCGGACCTCGACACCGAGCGGCTCAAGGCACTCGCGCATCCGCTGCGGCTGCGGATCCTCGGTGCGCTGCGCATCACCGGACCGTCGACGGCCAGCAGGCTGGCCGACCAGCTCGACGAGTCCAGCGGTCTGACCAGCTACCACCTGCGCATGCTCGCCGCCGCCGGGCTCGTGGAGGAGGAACCCGAGCGTGGGACCCGGCGGGACCGCTGGTGGCGGGCCGCCCACGACCTCAGCTCGTTCCAGTCGACCGACTTCGACGATACCGAGGGGGCGCCGGCGGCCGCATGGCTCGAGTCGTACGGCGACCGGGCGCGCGAGCGCGAGGCCGCCACGTGGACTGCAGAACGTGGCGACTGGTCCCAGGCGTGGCGTGACGCGGCCGACCGCTCGGACTACTACCTGCTGGCGACGGCCGACGAGTTGCACGCTCTGGTCACGGCGCTGCACGACACGATCCAGGCCGCGCTGGCGACCACCATCGCGCGGCGCGACGGTGCCGCACCGATCCCTGGCGACGCCGAGCACGTGCGCCTGCACCTGCTGGCCTTCCCGATGCACGAGGTGGCTGGTGTGCGGGTCGTACCGCCGACCCCCGGACCGGCCCGCACGCCGCGCACCACGGTCGACGACGATGACGACGGCTGA